The sequence agtttaattgatttttttttcagttcggttttcagttatttttttccaattttctcaatttaatcaaattttttggtttttttttctcacccctgGCATCCCGTCCTCATTCGTAATAGCTTAACAATTTCGATTAGGAATTCAAACACAGGGACACCCTAACTGGACATTCACAATGATGCTGGTCAGTGAAGAAGAAATTTACTGGCTAATCAATGctacaaaagagagagagatttggcAATCAGCTGAGCTCAAGCCCACAACAAGCCATCACCAGAGGAGGCAAAAGTCATAAATGACTTTGCTCTGCAGTAACACACCTGCAAACTTTagaaactttctttctttctgaacGGACAttctttaattaagtttaacCCACAATAAGGAGAATGGAAATAATCTCTCAACAAAGTATGCTTCTATTGCTAGAGAATTAAATGAGCAGTCTAGCACTATTTCTATTTCAGGATACACGCCatccaaatcaaattttacaagttACTTCagcaaaaattatgaaaacatgGAACATAGTAAAGGGTTCTTATTAACCAGCCTGATAAAATTGAACCTATGTAAGTCTTCCCCGATTGGATTTCACAATCATGATGTTGAGGCACCTTAAGCACAGTATTTCCAAGACTCTCCCACCCTCCTgcccaatttttttctttttccatttttttttttgggtctcCTTCCATAAAGGTTTGATACTGACCTATATCTGTCAGGAGAAAAATGGTAAACTTTTAACCATACAAATATAGATGAGAAGGTTATTCAGCACCTGTATCCTCAACAGTTTTCTTATATTCTGGCTTAAGTTCATAAGTTCCTTGGTTTGTTCCCCGCTTATTGTACACACACAGCTCATTCAGTATCTCTTTCAAGAATTGCTGCATTCAGAGAAAACACCACAGAAATTTCACACATGAATACCCCAGAGCAATATAATGGTATTAAAAAACAGAGCCAATTTGACGATCATCCTTCTAGAAACCAAACATATAAGATAAGGGATTATCATATCTATATAAGCATTAGATAACAATGATGAAAACATAGGAGCTAACATCTATCATGGTCCACAGATCAACTAATCAGGTACAACCATATAATTTATGAACCATGATTTAACACTTATTTTAGGAAGTCTACCAGCCAACAAGCATCGGCAAAGGAAATGGCATTAGCAAGCATATATTCTGAAGAGCTGTTACCACATTATTTTATCAGTAACACCTCTGTTATATAATAGCAAGGAATAGAAAAGGCATACCGCAGGTTGATCTGTTTCTTGAACAAGCTGCTTTAAGGCCCAATTTGGTTGTCTTTCAAATAACTTGAACATGATATCTTCCAATTCCCCACGATCCCTCCTGGTTCTCTTAACGTCTGATTGTTTAACTGGTTGTGTTCTCTTCTTATCCTACTCGTATAAAATTGACAATAAagattacaattttttattcttaagggCAGAAGGAATGGATATTTGGGTAATAGCAGCACCACATTATTCTTGTCAGAAAAAGTGCTACCAGAGGAAAGCACTACTAGGAAAGTATACACATTATCTTTTCCCATTACTAAGGAGCAGTATTGTTCATAACTCCATCGTTTAAAGCCAAATAAAAGAGAACTAATTCTCGAACATCCTAATATCAACATGTCCAATGGGGAAAGAAAATATACCTTGGAGCTAGATGAAATCAAGCCAACCATTCCAGGCATGGGCCTCATGTGAACTCCACGGTCATTATTAATCACCTTTAAAAGCAACCAAGGAATCAAAACTTCTGTTATATCCAGGTGATTAAATAGCAAAGTAAACAACAATCTAATCCTCTACCTGTATCTGCCTAATCTTAACCATAGATTTCTTCGTCCTTTCACGGCACAATTTATGATACTCCTCAATGTTCTGCTCATGGGGCTTCATGTCAAATTTATGTTCCACTTTCCCTTCCATGGCGACCTTCCctataaataattgaaaagttTTTGCAAATAGTAGAAATCCAAAACAAGTAACTAATATCAGTGtacaaagaaaagtaaatatCAGTGCAGAGTATACTATCATGGATTAGATCAAAAACATGTAGATTGCATCTGTTTGAAACATCCGAATTGCAAACTCATGAGTAATGAACAAGTGCCTTCAGGAGTATGATGCTCATATACAATAAACATGCATACTCGTGAATCAGAGGTCCCTTATTTATATTTCCGCAAGTTGCAATGTTCAACATCAATCTTCACGTCAAGTATTGTACTTGAGTCAATAATAACAAATGACAGGAGataattattgaaattgagTTGAATCATAAAGGATTGAAAATACAAACATCCACAAAAACCAATAAAGGGCCAACGGAAACCTCAAGAATTGTTTGAATCATGACTcaccaatcaaaagaatgacaaaatttcttccacaaaaaaaaattatgtgaaaaatCATCCAGTAGATACAAACTGGATCCTCACCTTGAGGTGTCTCGGAAAAGACGCACATAGGAACAAAGTCTTTAAACATGTTCAAAGAATAACTCTTCGGTACATCCCCAGCCTCGGTGCGAGCCATCTCCATAGTGAACTGATTACCATTTGGAATCATGTAAGAGAGATGAAATTATGAATTACAAAGATAACATATCAACCAaccagataaaaaatatatgatgttTTTAGTTAGATACTCTCTTTTAAAATCATTACAAGCTATTTCAGCCTCGAGAATCCACATATATACAATCATCTGATTTGAATTCCCAGATAAAAAGTACAGATTGACTTTTGCAATCAATGCCTAACAATACAGATGACTACTG is a genomic window of Populus alba chromosome 5, ASM523922v2, whole genome shotgun sequence containing:
- the LOC118062087 gene encoding transcription initiation factor IIF subunit beta, whose protein sequence is MEEDNSSSSANLETSKADKSVWLMKCPVVVAKSWKNHTSPSSSDSAPLAKVVLSLDPLQSDDPSALQFTMEMARTEAGDVPKSYSLNMFKDFVPMCVFSETPQGKVAMEGKVEHKFDMKPHEQNIEEYHKLCRERTKKSMVKIRQIQVINNDRGVHMRPMPGMVGLISSSSKDKKRTQPVKQSDVKRTRRDRGELEDIMFKLFERQPNWALKQLVQETDQPAQFLKEILNELCVYNKRGTNQGTYELKPEYKKTVEDTGAE